One stretch of Streptomyces sp. A2-16 DNA includes these proteins:
- a CDS encoding S8 family peptidase has protein sequence MRDRTTSASLAALLVAGLMTGVSVAATGSGLGVRTQDTATVAAPGSPASGARTTGSASAAGRYVTLLTGDRVRLDARGRVTGVRRAPGREDVPVSVRGVGGDQYVVPADAAALIGQGVLDMRLFDVSGLIRAGYDDTRRGTLPLIVSYEGKSAQRRSTQKSLVADADATVRRELPSVAGAAITVPKAGADDMWQALTEEQAVARVWLDGRFKASADEDGAAAEAGGGVAQIGAPSAWAAGYDGKGVKVAVLDTGVDTTHPDLASAVTASKDFTSSGGTDDKVGHGTHVAATLAGSGTRSDGRYKGVAPGAGILNAKVLDDNGEGSDSSVIAGLEWAAGQGAKVANLSLGQEDTPGEDPVEAAVNALSKSTGMLTVAAAGNEGPDAGTVGSPGAAESALTVGAVDGEDRLADFSSTGPTADNALKPDLTAPGVDIVSAKAAHGYLGDPAADGYVSMSGTSMATPHAAGAAAILAQRHPDWTGARIKQALTASTTPTTGATVYQQGTGRLDVSRALQGVVASEQTSVSFGKQRWPHTDDRPVTRHITYRNDGDHPVTLDLTAGATGPGGSTAPEGMFTLSTTRLTVPAGGTAGVDLTADTRVEAADGTYSGTLVATAQNGAEPAAVRTAFGVVREAESYDLTLKFLDRGGKPVSAPLTEILGYSGTYWTTSLGDSEQISKGVYRVRVPRGDYVVDTVMEDASGTSALVRPRLSLTGDTTVVFDARKAKPVGITAPQGAKMSDGQLNVAVGTGSGQHNSTLFWGTFENLRTATLGPAAPAGRLSTQLGGLWQKGSTTYHLLHNLPDRFPTGYRHTTRMNELALLKRNFGSSVAHRKGIVNVLWSGPTLSLGTVSDPFPLPTTAKIYVTTPKGFKWTANLGQRNASGDDDVFYGTESARSYQAGRTYAATYNVGVFSPITGGPYGARRDGDTLDLCVPDLADGSGHPASSTAKRHTTVTADGSTLLDNDGDLCQTVEKLPSAPARYTIRTNLTRPPGVATTTTRLTAAWTFTSSPSDSGSLPLSTVRFHPKLTPTGTAPAGRRTTIPLSLQGPAATDLKSLTVKVSYDAGKTWSPAPVTTTHGRRTLTLTHPENARSVSLKSTLTDTTGNTYAVTILKAYLLT, from the coding sequence ATGCGCGACAGAACCACAAGCGCCTCGCTGGCCGCCCTGCTGGTGGCGGGGCTGATGACGGGCGTCTCGGTGGCCGCCACGGGCTCCGGCCTCGGCGTACGGACGCAGGACACCGCCACCGTCGCGGCGCCCGGCAGCCCCGCCTCCGGCGCGCGGACCACCGGCTCCGCCTCCGCGGCCGGCCGGTACGTCACCCTCCTCACCGGCGACCGGGTCCGGCTGGACGCCCGGGGCCGGGTGACGGGCGTACGGCGGGCACCGGGCCGTGAGGACGTCCCGGTGTCCGTGCGCGGCGTCGGGGGCGATCAGTACGTCGTTCCCGCCGACGCCGCAGCCCTGATCGGCCAAGGCGTCCTGGACATGCGGCTGTTCGACGTCAGCGGCCTGATACGCGCCGGCTACGACGACACCCGGCGCGGCACGCTCCCGCTGATCGTGTCGTACGAGGGCAAGTCCGCCCAGCGCCGGAGCACCCAGAAGTCACTGGTCGCGGACGCGGACGCCACCGTGCGCCGGGAACTGCCCAGTGTGGCGGGCGCCGCGATCACCGTCCCCAAGGCCGGGGCCGACGACATGTGGCAGGCCCTCACCGAGGAGCAGGCAGTCGCGCGGGTCTGGCTGGACGGCCGGTTCAAGGCGTCGGCGGACGAAGACGGCGCGGCCGCGGAGGCGGGCGGCGGCGTCGCGCAGATCGGCGCCCCGTCCGCCTGGGCGGCCGGATACGACGGCAAGGGCGTCAAGGTCGCCGTCCTCGACACCGGCGTCGACACCACGCACCCGGACCTCGCCTCGGCGGTGACGGCGTCGAAGGACTTCACCAGCAGTGGCGGCACCGACGACAAGGTCGGCCACGGCACGCATGTCGCAGCGACGCTGGCGGGCTCGGGCACACGGTCCGACGGCCGGTACAAGGGCGTCGCGCCCGGTGCCGGGATCCTCAACGCCAAGGTGTTGGACGACAACGGCGAGGGCAGCGACTCCAGCGTCATCGCCGGCCTGGAGTGGGCCGCCGGGCAGGGCGCCAAGGTGGCCAACCTCAGCCTGGGCCAGGAGGACACCCCGGGGGAGGACCCGGTCGAGGCGGCGGTGAACGCCCTCTCGAAGAGCACCGGCATGCTCACCGTCGCCGCGGCCGGCAACGAGGGCCCCGACGCGGGAACCGTCGGCTCCCCGGGGGCCGCGGAATCGGCGCTCACCGTGGGCGCCGTCGACGGCGAGGACCGGCTCGCCGACTTCTCCAGCACCGGCCCGACCGCCGACAACGCGCTGAAACCGGACCTCACGGCACCGGGCGTGGACATCGTCTCGGCGAAGGCGGCGCACGGCTACCTGGGCGACCCGGCGGCCGACGGCTATGTCTCCATGTCCGGTACGTCGATGGCGACGCCGCATGCGGCGGGGGCGGCCGCGATCCTCGCCCAGCGGCACCCCGACTGGACCGGCGCACGGATCAAGCAGGCGCTCACCGCGTCCACCACCCCGACCACCGGCGCGACCGTCTACCAGCAGGGGACGGGCCGGCTCGACGTGTCCCGGGCACTTCAGGGGGTGGTGGCGAGCGAACAGACCTCCGTGTCCTTCGGCAAGCAGCGGTGGCCCCACACCGACGACCGGCCGGTCACCCGGCACATCACCTACCGCAACGACGGCGACCACCCCGTCACCCTCGACCTGACGGCCGGCGCGACCGGCCCAGGAGGCAGCACGGCCCCCGAAGGCATGTTCACGCTGAGCACCACACGGCTCACCGTCCCGGCGGGCGGCACCGCCGGCGTCGACCTCACCGCGGACACCCGCGTCGAGGCGGCGGACGGCACCTACTCGGGCACGCTGGTCGCCACCGCGCAAAACGGCGCCGAACCCGCTGCCGTACGGACCGCCTTCGGCGTCGTACGCGAGGCCGAGTCGTACGACCTCACCCTGAAGTTCCTCGACCGCGGCGGCAAGCCCGTGAGCGCTCCGCTGACCGAGATCCTCGGGTACTCGGGCACGTACTGGACCACGAGCCTCGGGGACTCCGAGCAGATCTCCAAGGGCGTGTACCGGGTGCGGGTCCCGCGCGGCGACTACGTCGTGGACACCGTGATGGAGGACGCCAGTGGCACCTCCGCGCTGGTCCGGCCGCGGCTCTCGCTGACCGGGGACACCACGGTCGTCTTCGACGCGCGCAAGGCGAAGCCGGTCGGGATCACCGCGCCGCAGGGCGCGAAGATGTCCGACGGCCAGCTCAACGTCGCCGTGGGCACCGGAAGCGGACAGCACAACAGCACCCTGTTCTGGGGAACGTTCGAGAACCTGCGCACCGCGACCCTGGGACCGGCCGCCCCGGCCGGGAGGCTCAGCACGCAGCTCGGCGGCCTGTGGCAGAAGGGCAGCACCACCTACCACCTGCTCCACAACCTGCCCGACCGCTTCCCCACCGGCTATCGGCACACCACGCGCATGAACGAACTGGCCCTGCTGAAGCGGAACTTCGGCTCGTCCGTCGCGCACCGCAAGGGCATCGTCAACGTCCTGTGGAGCGGCCCCACCCTGTCGCTGGGCACGGTGAGCGACCCCTTCCCGCTGCCGACGACCGCGAAGATCTACGTCACCACGCCCAAGGGCTTCAAGTGGACGGCCAACCTGGGCCAGCGAAACGCCTCCGGAGACGACGACGTCTTCTACGGCACGGAGAGCGCGAGGTCGTACCAGGCGGGCCGGACCTACGCGGCGACGTACAACGTCGGCGTCTTCAGCCCGATCACCGGCGGCCCGTACGGCGCGCGGCGCGACGGCGACACCCTCGACCTGTGCGTCCCCGACCTCGCCGACGGGAGCGGACACCCCGCCTCCTCCACAGCGAAACGCCACACCACGGTGACCGCGGACGGCAGCACCCTGCTCGACAACGACGGCGACCTCTGCCAGACCGTGGAGAAGCTCCCGTCCGCCCCGGCCCGCTACACGATCCGAACGAACCTGACCCGCCCGCCGGGCGTGGCCACGACCACGACCCGCCTGACAGCGGCCTGGACCTTCACGTCCAGCCCGTCCGACTCCGGCTCGCTGCCCCTCTCCACGGTCCGCTTCCACCCGAAGCTGACCCCGACCGGCACGGCCCCCGCAGGCCGCCGCACCACGATCCCCCTCTCCCTCCAGGGCCCGGCGGCCACTGACCTGAAATCCCTGACGGTGAAGGTTTCCTACGACGCCGGCAAGACATGGTCCCCCGCCCCGGTGACCACCACCCACGGCAGAAGGACCCTCACCCTGACCCACCCGGAAAACGCCCGCTCGGTATCCCTCAAATCCACCCTGACCGACACCACGGGCAACACCTACGCGGTGACGATCCTGAAGGCATACCTCCTGACCTGA
- a CDS encoding ATP-binding protein, producing MHEYTSTARVWGLTCPGFPEEVSRARRWTRDILHGSPWAEDAELIVSELSANAILHTASGRESGSFHLALAVSAQVIALSVTDDGGAGSAPKIERWDQDAEHGRGLGMVSVIAHRVVVHESDGGHTVTAELFTEPPAGGHPC from the coding sequence ATGCACGAGTATACGAGTACGGCCCGGGTCTGGGGGCTCACTTGCCCAGGTTTCCCGGAAGAGGTCAGCCGGGCCCGCCGCTGGACCCGCGACATCCTGCACGGATCGCCATGGGCAGAGGACGCCGAACTGATCGTGAGCGAGCTGAGCGCGAACGCGATCCTCCATACGGCCAGCGGTCGGGAGTCGGGCAGCTTCCATCTGGCCCTGGCGGTATCGGCACAGGTGATCGCGTTGTCGGTGACGGACGACGGGGGTGCCGGCAGCGCCCCGAAGATCGAGCGCTGGGACCAGGACGCCGAGCACGGGCGGGGCCTGGGCATGGTCAGCGTGATCGCACACCGGGTCGTCGTGCATGAGAGTGACGGTGGGCACACGGTCACCGCGGAACTGTTCACAGAACCGCCCGCGGGAGGCCACCCGTGCTGA
- a CDS encoding NUDIX hydrolase, producing MSVAGVVIDDLGRALLIQRRDNGKWEPPGGVLEREETIPEALQREVLEETGIKIALPATLTGVYKNMTGLIVSLVFRCQAADGTPTTGDETRALRWATREEVSELADEAYAIRVLDAMDAASPPAIRAHDGVKLV from the coding sequence GTGAGCGTCGCCGGAGTCGTCATCGACGACTTGGGCCGGGCCCTCCTGATCCAGCGCCGGGACAACGGCAAGTGGGAACCCCCGGGCGGCGTCCTCGAACGCGAGGAGACCATCCCCGAGGCCCTGCAACGCGAAGTCCTCGAAGAGACCGGCATCAAGATCGCCCTTCCGGCGACTCTCACCGGCGTCTACAAGAACATGACGGGCCTGATCGTCTCCCTGGTCTTCCGCTGCCAGGCCGCCGACGGCACGCCCACCACCGGCGACGAGACCCGCGCACTGCGCTGGGCCACCCGCGAAGAAGTCTCCGAGCTTGCCGACGAGGCGTACGCCATCCGCGTCCTGGACGCGATGGACGCGGCGTCTCCACCTGCCATCCGCGCCCATGACGGCGTGAAACTCGTCTAG
- a CDS encoding GntR family transcriptional regulator has protein sequence MTPALPSGQLGDLDPTSDRAVFRQIADQLREAIDRGRFREGEKLPSEAELVDHYGVSRMTVRNSFSILQGEGLVHAEHGKGVFVRPRPPVRRLASDRFARRHREQGKSAFIVEADTVGSHPQVDSLEVKEEKASQDISTRLGSVRRVLARRRRYLLDGKPVEFATSYLPLDIARGTQIAEPNPGPGGIYARLEELGHRLDHFEEEIRARMPSPDEVKTLRLASGVPVIHLIRTAFDTEGRAVEVCDTVMAADAYVLSYQLPAT, from the coding sequence GTGACCCCTGCTCTTCCCTCCGGCCAGCTCGGTGATCTCGACCCCACGAGCGATCGTGCGGTCTTCCGGCAGATCGCCGACCAGCTGCGCGAGGCCATCGACCGCGGGCGATTCAGGGAGGGCGAGAAGCTGCCCTCCGAGGCTGAGCTTGTGGACCACTACGGGGTTTCCCGGATGACCGTCCGTAACTCCTTCTCCATCCTCCAGGGCGAAGGACTCGTCCACGCCGAGCACGGCAAGGGCGTCTTCGTCCGGCCCCGGCCCCCCGTGCGGCGGCTCGCCTCCGACCGGTTCGCCCGCCGGCATCGAGAGCAGGGAAAGTCCGCCTTCATCGTCGAGGCGGACACGGTCGGCAGCCATCCCCAGGTCGACAGCCTTGAGGTCAAGGAAGAGAAGGCCAGTCAGGACATCTCCACCCGGCTCGGCTCCGTACGACGGGTGCTCGCCCGCCGGCGCCGGTATCTGCTGGACGGGAAGCCGGTCGAGTTCGCCACCTCCTACCTCCCCCTCGACATCGCCCGCGGTACACAGATCGCCGAGCCGAACCCCGGCCCGGGTGGCATCTACGCCCGCCTCGAAGAACTCGGTCACCGCCTGGACCACTTCGAGGAGGAGATTCGGGCCCGGATGCCCTCGCCGGACGAGGTCAAGACGCTCCGGCTGGCCTCCGGCGTGCCCGTCATCCACCTGATCCGCACCGCCTTCGACACCGAGGGACGGGCCGTCGAGGTGTGCGACACGGTCATGGCGGCGGACGCTTACGTGCTGTCGTATCAGCTTCCGGCGACCTGA
- a CDS encoding FtsK/SpoIIIE domain-containing protein, whose protein sequence is MTDLTTLLEVGGPLAALGGGAAYTRAKYPAVYWSAVGGPISTARLLSSYSSVMEACGLTVAPSRLRVLAVKATTRREVRPVPPRRGLIRPTSTGLRIRLRLAPGQEPADVAASAERLRHAWGVHAVYVTTVKPGVVELRLVGYDVLRRVRMPRKTDSGFLKVPVALREDAMPFVRDYRTVPHQLTLGATLSGKSMYLRHLITGLAPQAVALVGIDCKRGVELAPFAARLSALATDPDEAAELLPALVKEMEDRYDLIKARQGIAPDTPDEEITSDIWGLPESERPTPVVLFVDEVAELFLTATRKDEERRDEMVTQLIRLAQLGRAAGIYLEVCGQRFGAELGKGATMLRAQLTGRVCHRVNDEASAKMALGDIAPEAVSAACAIAPELPGLAVAGDTSGGWSRIRTPYLSLGDAAEICRESAHLVPDLAALKPFRPDIPVRLVETPAPAVLPHPVTD, encoded by the coding sequence ATGACCGACCTGACGACGCTCCTGGAGGTGGGTGGTCCCCTCGCCGCGCTTGGCGGCGGGGCTGCCTACACCCGGGCCAAGTACCCGGCGGTCTACTGGTCCGCCGTCGGCGGCCCGATATCCACTGCCCGCCTGCTCAGCTCGTACAGCTCCGTCATGGAGGCGTGCGGCCTGACCGTGGCTCCGTCCCGGCTGCGGGTCCTCGCCGTGAAGGCCACTACTCGGCGGGAGGTCCGGCCGGTCCCGCCCCGCCGGGGGCTCATCCGTCCCACCTCGACCGGGCTGCGTATCCGGCTGCGGCTGGCACCCGGGCAGGAACCCGCCGATGTCGCGGCCTCGGCCGAACGGCTGCGGCACGCCTGGGGCGTTCACGCCGTCTACGTCACCACGGTCAAGCCGGGTGTCGTCGAACTGCGCCTCGTCGGCTACGACGTGCTGCGGAGGGTGCGCATGCCCCGCAAGACCGACTCCGGGTTCCTCAAGGTGCCGGTCGCCCTGCGAGAGGACGCCATGCCCTTCGTACGGGACTACCGAACCGTTCCCCACCAACTCACCCTCGGCGCCACCCTGTCCGGCAAGTCCATGTACCTGCGCCACCTCATCACAGGGCTGGCTCCTCAGGCCGTCGCCCTCGTCGGTATCGACTGCAAGCGGGGCGTCGAGCTGGCGCCCTTCGCCGCCCGCTTGTCCGCCCTCGCCACCGACCCGGACGAAGCCGCAGAGCTGCTGCCCGCACTGGTCAAGGAAATGGAGGACCGATACGACCTGATCAAGGCCCGGCAGGGCATCGCGCCCGACACCCCGGACGAGGAGATCACCTCCGACATCTGGGGCCTGCCCGAGAGTGAACGGCCCACTCCCGTCGTCCTGTTCGTCGACGAGGTGGCCGAACTCTTCCTCACCGCCACCCGCAAGGACGAGGAACGCCGGGACGAGATGGTCACCCAGCTCATCCGCCTCGCCCAGCTCGGCCGCGCGGCTGGCATCTACCTGGAGGTCTGCGGGCAACGCTTCGGCGCAGAACTCGGCAAGGGCGCCACCATGCTCCGGGCCCAGCTCACCGGCCGGGTCTGCCACCGCGTCAACGACGAAGCCTCCGCCAAGATGGCCCTCGGCGACATCGCCCCGGAAGCGGTCTCCGCCGCCTGCGCCATCGCCCCCGAACTGCCCGGCCTCGCCGTCGCGGGCGACACCTCCGGCGGCTGGTCCCGCATCCGCACGCCCTACCTCTCCCTCGGCGACGCCGCCGAGATCTGCCGGGAATCGGCGCACCTGGTGCCCGACCTGGCCGCGCTCAAGCCCTTCCGGCCTGACATCCCTGTACGCCTCGTCGAGACTCCGGCCCCGGCAGTCCTGCCGCACCCGGTGACCGACTGA
- a CDS encoding DUF2637 domain-containing protein: MRAHLARVDAVLVQALIAGALSFAHIHDIAMAAGQDGWKAWAYPISVDLLLVAAWRRLRTGTAKAAAWCWFVIALTASLGANVATAGLLDMTDVPAWLRILVAGWPAVAFLGGTLLAHSAPKETTDENGTELIEDQEDEPEATPETPAQPAAIEPSPSTPPVSVPTALVDHARKVAAEHHTRTGAPIDTPTLRARLGVPAPLAEAIATQL, from the coding sequence GTGCGCGCTCATCTGGCTCGTGTCGATGCAGTGTTGGTCCAGGCGCTCATCGCCGGCGCACTGTCCTTCGCCCACATCCACGACATCGCCATGGCGGCCGGACAGGACGGATGGAAGGCGTGGGCCTACCCGATCAGCGTTGACCTGCTGCTCGTCGCCGCATGGCGTCGACTCCGCACCGGTACGGCCAAAGCGGCGGCCTGGTGCTGGTTCGTCATCGCCCTCACCGCCTCCCTCGGCGCCAACGTCGCCACCGCCGGACTCCTCGACATGACCGACGTGCCGGCCTGGCTGCGCATCCTCGTCGCGGGCTGGCCCGCGGTCGCCTTCCTCGGCGGGACCCTCCTCGCCCACTCGGCGCCCAAGGAGACCACCGACGAGAACGGCACAGAGCTCATCGAGGACCAGGAGGACGAGCCCGAAGCCACACCCGAAACGCCCGCCCAACCCGCCGCCATCGAGCCATCCCCGTCAACCCCGCCCGTTTCGGTGCCGACCGCCCTGGTCGACCACGCCCGCAAAGTCGCCGCCGAACACCACACCCGCACCGGCGCACCAATCGACACCCCGACCCTCCGCGCCCGCCTCGGCGTCCCTGCACCCCTGGCCGAAGCCATCGCCACCCAACTCTGA
- a CDS encoding mobile element transfer protein, whose protein sequence is MTANRRFRNVTRIGPVQVATSYDGRGREKHTAACTAPRCNFSADYDSRAAAELAARTHRCPVR, encoded by the coding sequence ATGACCGCCAACCGCCGCTTCCGCAACGTCACCCGCATCGGCCCTGTTCAGGTCGCCACCTCTTACGACGGCAGGGGTCGCGAGAAGCACACCGCCGCCTGCACGGCCCCGCGCTGCAACTTCTCCGCCGACTACGACAGCCGCGCCGCCGCTGAACTGGCCGCCCGTACCCACCGCTGCCCCGTCCGCTGA
- a CDS encoding SpdD protein, translated as MFLPRYPDNPTPPPAHTHTATTDTAPARRSLPSVSIDQKTVAVLVVGGVVLTALLAAVAVTAISVAVAAIVLRSMLRDQHRR; from the coding sequence GTGTTCCTCCCCAGGTACCCCGACAACCCGACCCCGCCGCCCGCACACACCCACACCGCAACGACCGACACGGCACCCGCACGCCGCTCGCTGCCCTCGGTGTCCATCGATCAGAAGACGGTTGCGGTCCTGGTCGTCGGCGGAGTCGTCCTCACCGCGCTCCTGGCCGCCGTCGCCGTCACGGCCATCTCCGTAGCCGTGGCCGCGATCGTCCTGCGCTCGATGCTCCGCGACCAGCACCGCCGCTAG
- a CDS encoding replication initiator, which produces MPELANLAAQGTLPGILRQLSGLGGCTHPIRLDGHRTEYDIDTTTGEIGRILHHLDSTSLPAGQLLVRCNNRRVTRCPACAEVYRRDTFHLITAGLRGGKGTPEQVGTHPRVFATFTAPGFGPVHNRRTDGRPCRCGLHHDQEDDTLGTPLNPDTYDYEAAVLWNAHAGALWRRFSIYLRREVAKRAGISQRRLRDHARVSFAKVAEYQKRGAVHFHAVIRIDGPGGGNTSPPAWATAELLTDAIQTAASKVRVNGPVIDGRTHTFTFGRQLDVRTIRSADFNDGQELTERAVAAYIAKYATKGAETATGALDRPLKFVAELAQLDISDHARQLIRTAWTLGARKSLEHLRLRAWAHMLGFRGHFSTKSRRYSTTLGALRNARAEWRRAQAATATSPQPETTYVLAHWVFAGTGLTDTEAWLSESLEPAPGTEGEPTA; this is translated from the coding sequence ATGCCGGAACTCGCGAACCTGGCCGCCCAGGGCACCCTCCCCGGTATCCTCCGGCAACTCTCCGGCCTCGGCGGCTGCACCCACCCCATCCGCCTCGACGGCCACCGCACCGAATACGACATCGACACCACCACCGGCGAGATCGGCCGCATCCTCCACCACCTCGACTCGACCAGCCTCCCCGCCGGCCAACTCCTCGTCCGCTGCAACAACCGCCGCGTCACCCGCTGCCCGGCCTGCGCCGAGGTCTACCGCCGCGACACCTTCCACCTGATCACCGCCGGACTGCGCGGCGGCAAGGGCACCCCGGAACAGGTCGGCACCCACCCCCGCGTGTTCGCCACCTTCACCGCCCCCGGCTTCGGCCCGGTCCACAACCGCCGCACCGACGGACGCCCTTGCCGCTGCGGCCTCCACCACGACCAGGAGGACGACACCCTCGGCACTCCACTCAACCCCGACACCTACGACTACGAAGCCGCCGTTCTCTGGAACGCCCACGCAGGCGCCCTCTGGCGCCGCTTCTCGATCTACCTCCGCCGGGAGGTCGCCAAGCGCGCAGGGATCTCACAACGACGTCTCCGCGATCACGCCCGCGTCTCCTTCGCCAAGGTCGCCGAGTACCAGAAGCGCGGAGCCGTCCACTTCCATGCGGTCATCCGCATCGACGGCCCGGGAGGCGGCAACACCTCACCGCCCGCATGGGCCACGGCCGAACTCCTCACCGACGCCATACAAACCGCCGCCTCCAAGGTGCGCGTCAACGGCCCGGTCATCGACGGCCGCACTCACACCTTCACCTTCGGCCGCCAACTCGACGTCCGCACCATCCGATCCGCCGACTTCAACGACGGCCAGGAGCTGACCGAACGCGCCGTCGCCGCCTACATCGCCAAGTACGCCACCAAAGGCGCCGAGACCGCGACGGGAGCTCTCGACCGCCCGCTCAAGTTCGTCGCCGAACTCGCCCAGCTCGACATCAGCGACCACGCACGCCAACTCATCCGAACCGCCTGGACCCTCGGCGCCCGCAAGAGCCTCGAACACCTCCGCCTCCGCGCCTGGGCCCACATGCTCGGCTTCCGCGGCCACTTCTCCACCAAGTCCCGCCGCTACTCCACCACCCTCGGCGCCCTCCGCAACGCCCGCGCCGAATGGCGCCGCGCCCAAGCCGCAACAGCCACCAGCCCTCAGCCGGAGACGACATACGTCCTCGCCCACTGGGTCTTCGCCGGTACCGGCCTCACTGACACCGAAGCCTGGCTGTCCGAATCCCTCGAACCCGCCCCCGGAACGGAAGGAGAACCCACCGCATGA
- a CDS encoding excisionase family DNA-binding protein, which produces MTDRYLSVDQVAELLGTTARFPRRLIEERRIRYVKLGRHVRIPESAVEEFIQARTVQPLRRPRPSYRRAA; this is translated from the coding sequence ATGACCGATCGCTACCTGTCCGTCGACCAGGTCGCCGAGCTGCTGGGCACGACCGCCCGCTTTCCCCGGCGGCTGATCGAGGAACGGCGCATCCGGTACGTGAAGCTCGGCCGGCATGTGCGCATTCCGGAGAGCGCGGTGGAGGAGTTCATCCAGGCCCGGACCGTGCAGCCGCTGAGGCGGCCTCGCCCGAGCTACAGGAGGGCTGCCTGA
- a CDS encoding tyrosine-type recombinase/integrase, translating to MANSKGRRRRFGAIRRLPSGRYQARYPGPDGVMRPAPDTFATTADADDWLAEKQTEIRRGEWRDPEAGSVNFKVYAEKWVEERELSILSEDLYRYLLNDHILPTFGESDLDEITAPRVREWRAERLRKTGAKTTTAKAYRLLKGIMETAVDDDLIKRNPCRIKGAGKEKATERRIATVAQVDALADQLGPRWRLMVFLGAYGPLRPEELAGLRRRDIDLDQLKITVRLAEPERTNGRRAPGDTKSEAGTRAVHLPEFLRPELRIHMELFAGKGPDGLVFLGEKGAPFRRSSFGRKWRKARTVVGVPEGFRFYDLRHTGHTLSTRSGATLKDTMVRAGQSSEKAALIYQHSDDDRQQEVAAGLDATVRKARQEAEKQAQEAAAVPEPETPDHDDHPSGTNLARDR from the coding sequence ATGGCCAACAGCAAGGGCAGGCGCCGCCGCTTCGGCGCGATCAGACGGCTTCCGTCCGGCCGCTACCAGGCGCGCTATCCGGGCCCGGACGGCGTGATGCGTCCAGCACCCGACACCTTCGCGACCACGGCGGACGCTGACGACTGGCTCGCCGAGAAGCAGACGGAGATCAGGCGGGGGGAGTGGCGCGACCCGGAGGCGGGTTCGGTCAACTTCAAGGTGTACGCGGAGAAGTGGGTGGAGGAACGGGAACTCTCGATCCTCAGCGAGGACCTCTACCGCTACCTCCTCAACGATCACATCCTTCCGACCTTCGGCGAATCGGACCTCGACGAGATCACCGCACCCCGCGTCCGTGAATGGCGCGCTGAACGCCTTCGTAAGACTGGCGCCAAGACCACGACCGCCAAGGCGTACCGCCTCCTCAAAGGCATCATGGAGACGGCCGTGGACGACGACCTGATCAAGCGCAACCCGTGCCGGATCAAGGGCGCCGGAAAGGAGAAAGCGACCGAACGCCGTATCGCCACCGTCGCCCAGGTGGATGCCCTCGCCGACCAGCTCGGTCCGCGCTGGCGCCTCATGGTCTTCCTCGGCGCCTACGGCCCTCTCCGCCCCGAGGAACTCGCGGGTCTTCGCCGCCGGGACATCGACCTCGACCAGCTGAAGATCACGGTCCGCCTCGCCGAGCCGGAGCGTACGAACGGTCGTCGCGCCCCGGGCGACACCAAGTCCGAGGCCGGTACCCGGGCCGTCCACCTGCCAGAGTTCCTCCGCCCGGAGCTGCGCATCCACATGGAGCTGTTCGCGGGCAAGGGGCCTGACGGGCTGGTCTTCCTAGGCGAGAAGGGCGCCCCGTTCCGGCGCAGCAGCTTCGGCCGGAAGTGGCGTAAGGCTCGCACGGTCGTCGGCGTCCCCGAGGGCTTCCGGTTCTACGACCTTCGCCACACCGGACACACGCTCTCGACCCGTTCGGGTGCCACCCTCAAAGACACGATGGTCCGCGCCGGCCAGTCGTCCGAGAAGGCCGCGCTGATCTACCAGCACTCCGACGACGACCGACAGCAGGAAGTTGCTGCCGGGCTCGACGCGACCGTACGCAAGGCACGCCAGGAAGCGGAGAAGCAAGCGCAGGAAGCTGCTGCCGTGCCAGAACCAGAGACCCCCGACCACGACGATCATCCATCTGGCACGAATCTGGCACGCGACCGCTGA